Proteins encoded together in one Cydia pomonella isolate Wapato2018A chromosome 10, ilCydPomo1, whole genome shotgun sequence window:
- the LOC133522284 gene encoding trehalase-like, whose translation MLRVLLIAVVAVTALAADLPLSCDSKVYCHSDLLHHVMMKRVYEDSKTFVDLPMKHDPDTILAAFDKLLNETNDPSKEQLKAFVDEHFSSEDELEEWTPPDYSKNPAFLARIRDEKLRTFARNINDIWPTLGRKVKPVVFEKPDHHSLIPISHGFIIPGGRFKEIYYWDTYWIIEGLLICGMHDTARGMIENLIELLTKLGHIPNGSRVYYNERSQPPLLTAMVSLYYRETKDIKFLMENIEHLEKELEYWRQTQFVTFQKNGRSHNLLRYFAPSEGPRPESYYEDYEAAHNLSSDPARQQEFYTDIKSAAESGWDFSSRWFIDDTGDNTGRLQNIHTRDIIPVDLNSIYANALQNVATFHLYLRNYVKAAEYAYRARQLRNSIEQTLWDEQDGIWYDYDILDNKFRKYFYPSNLSPLWMGVVEKGRVRQKSARVLKYLKLSHGLDFPGGIPTSLIQSGQQWDFPNAWPPLVSIVVNALEASGNQQSRRMAFQIAQTWVRACLQGFNKNKQMFEKYDAETPGKFGGGGEYKVQEGFGWSNGVVLEFLNKYGSILTADDSAFLGVDPADDRFSEIVSDS comes from the coding sequence ATGTTGCGTGTTCTCCTAATAGCGGTTGTGGCCGTTACAGCCCTTGCTGCGGACCTGCCGCTAAGCTGTGACAGCAAAGTATACTGCCACAGCGACCTCCTCCACCATGTGATGATGAAGCGCGTCTACGAAGACTCAAAGACTTTCGTCGACCTCCCGATGAAACATGACCCGGATACCATCCTCGCAGCATTCGATAAGCTTTTAAACGAAACGAACGACCCCTCCAAAGAACAGCTTAAGGCGTTCGTTGACGAACACTTCAGTAGCGAAGATGAGCTCGAGGAATGGACTCCTCCTGATTATTCTAAGAATCCCGCTTTCCTCGCTAGAATCCGCGACGAAAAACTCAGGACGTTTGCCAGAAATATCAACGATATCTGGCCGACTCTGGGTCGAAAAGTAAAGCCCGTTGTATTTGAGAAACCAGACCACCACAGTCTCATTCCGATTTCGCATGGATTTATCATCCCTGGCGGGAGATTCAAGGAGATTTACTACTGGGATACATATTGGATCATTGAAGGTCTCCTCATTTGTGGAATGCATGATACTGCTCGGGGAATGATTGAGAATCTTATTGAGCTGCTGACCAAGTTGGGTCACATTCCGAACGGAAGCCGAGTATACTACAATGAGCGCAGTCAGCCACCTCTTCTCACAGCCATGGTCTCTCTGTACTATAGAGAAACGAAAGACATAAAATTCTTAATGGAGAATATTGAACATCTGGAGAAAGAATTGGAATATTGGAGGCAGACGCAGTTCGTGACATTTCAGAAGAACGGCCGGTCTCATAATTTGCTTAGGTATTTTGCCCCGAGTGAAGGCCCTCGGCCAGAATCCTACTACGAAGATTATGAGGCTGCCCATAACTTAAGTAGTGATCCGGCCCGCCAGCAAGAATTTTACACCGATATCAAAAGCGCTGCCGAGAGTGGGTGGGACTTCTCTTCCCGTTGGTTTATCGATGACACAGGGGATAATACGGGGCGCCTCCAAAACATCCACACCAGAGACATTATCCCAGTGGACTTGAATTCTATATATGCAAATGCTCTTCAAAATGTAGCAACGTTCCATCTGTATCTAAGAAACTATGTCAAAGCCGCTGAATATGCTTACCGCGCCAGGCAATTAAGGAATTCAATCGAGCAAACTTTATGGGACGAGCAAGATGGGATCTGGTACGACTACGATATACTTGACAATAAGTTTAGAAAATACTTCTATCCTAGTAACCTGTCTCCGCTCTGGATGGGAGTTGTCGAGAAAGGGCGAGTTAGACAGAAATCAGCCCGTGTTTTAAAGTATCTGAAGTTATCACATGGACTGGACTTCCCTGGTGGCATTCCCACTTCGTTGATCCAAAGTGGCCAACAGTGGGACTTTCCCAACGCGTGGCCACCTCTAGTCAGTATCGTTGTTAACGCACTTGAGGCGTCAGGAAATCAGCAATCGAGGAGAATGGCCTTCCAAATAGCTCAGACCTGGGTACGCGCGTGTTTACAGggattcaataaaaataagcaGATGTTTGAGAAATATGACGCGGAAACTCCAGGGAAATTTGGGGGTGGCGGGGAATATAAAGTACAGGAAGGATTCGGATGGTCCAACGGTGTTGTGCTAGAATTCTTGAACAAATATGGCAGTATTTTAACCGCTGACGATTCCGCTTTCTTGGGTGTAGACCCTGCTGACGACCGTTTCTCGGAGATTGTCAGCGACAGTTGA
- the LOC133522285 gene encoding trehalase-like, with amino-acid sequence MLTLRLPLYPVLGLLNAYSQAFIPSCNSSIYCTGEMLHRIQLARIFPDSKTFVDMKLLFSTNDTLADFAQLMHDTQRNPSREQLTKFVGKHFEPGNELENWMPPDFNPSPPILDKIIDPKLKVFAKNVIAIWATLGRKVKSVVHQHPDRYSLISVPNGFIAPGGRFKELYYWDSYWIVRGLLLSDMTETARGMIENLLYLVDKYGYIPNGSRIYYLGRSQPPLLTAMVADYYAVSEDVAWLKRHIPTVENELQYWLNTKKVTVEINGNQNVLLRYYSDEDAKGPRPESYYEDYTTSRFLHSEDLRQEFYKEMRSAAESGWDFSTRWFVTASSDPVGNLTDVHASRILPVDLNSIFAGALQLAGDLRNLLNDRREAQKWYSLAKYWRRSIDNVLWDTSDGTWYDYDSMARARRKHFYPSCATPLWAGAVEKNDAPKYAARLVRYLHSSGGLDFPGGIPSSLLHSGEQWDYPNAWAPMQSILIGGLDKSGHEEARKLAKEQAKVWIRSNYLGYNRYTKMFEKYSAVQPGYPGDGGEYGVQDGFGWTNGVILELLANYRDELLDESAGTSLPYVRQV; translated from the coding sequence atgcttacGCTACGGCTGCCGTTATACCCAGTACTGGGCTTGCTCAACGCCTACTCGCAGGCGTTCATCCCTTCTTGCAACTCTTCCATCTACTGCACCGGCGAAATGCTACACCGAATCCAGCTCGCGCGGATTTTCCCGGACTCAAAAACTTTCGTTGACATGAAGCTATTGTTTTCTACTAACGATACGTTGGCAGATTTTGCTCAGCTGATGCACGACACGCAGCGGAATCCTTCGCGTGAACAGCTTACGAAGTTCGTAGGAAAGCATTTCGAGCCAGGAAACGAACTGGAAAATTGGATGCCTCCTGACTTCAACCCATCGCCGCCTATACTAGATAAAATAATAGATCCGAAACTTAAAGTGtttgctaaaaatgtgattgccaTTTGGGCAACATTGGGGCGGAAAGTAAAATCTGTTGTTCATCAGCATCCTGACCGGTATAGCTTAATCTCAGTTCCTAATGGATTCATCGCACCTGGAGGTCGTTTTAAGGAGTTATACTACTGGGACTCTTACTGGATCGTACGTGGACTTCTACTCAGTGATATGACAGAAACTGCCAGAGGTATGATAGAAAATCTTCTTTATTTAGTTGACAAGTATGGGTACATTCCAAACGGCAGTCGCATCTATTACTTAGGTAGAAGCCAACCACCTCTGCTTACGGCTATGGTTGCAGATTACTATGCTGTTTCGGAAGATGTCGCGTGGTTAAAGCGTCATATCCCTACTGTTGAAAATGAATTACAATACTGGTTGAATACAAAGAAAGTGACAGTGGAAATAAACGGGAACCAAAATGTGCTCCTTCGGTACTATTCTGATGAGGATGCCAAAGGACCGCGACCAGAGTCATATTACGAAGACTATACTACTTCCCGGTTTTTACACTCAGAGGATTTGCGGCAAGAATTTTATAAAGAGATGAGGAGCGCGGCTGAAAGTGGATGGGATTTTTCCACTCGCTGGTTCGTGACTGCGAGCTCAGATCCCGTCGGAAACCTGACTGATGTTCACGCCTCGCGCATTCTTCCGGTCGACCTAAACTCTATATTTGCTGGTGCTCTTCAACTTGCTGGTGACTTGAGAAATCTGCTAAACGACCGCCGTGAGGCTCAAAAGTGGTACAGCCTCGCGAAATACTGGAGAAGATCGATTGATAATGTGCTCTGGGATACTTCCGACGGGACATGGTATGACTATGATTCTATGGCAAGAGCAAGAAGGAAGCATTTTTATCCGAGCTGTGCTACACCTTTGTGGGCGGGAGCGGTGGAGAAAAATGATGCCCCAAAATACGCTGCGCGTTTAGTAAGATATTTGCATTCATCCGGAGGACTCGATTTTCCTGGAGGAATCCCATCGTCTCTTCTCCATTCTGGCGAGCAGTGGGACTATCCAAACGCATGGGCTCCAATGCAAAGCATACTCATAGGAGGGCTTGACAAAAGCGGTCACGAAGAAGCTCGAAAGTTAGCGAAAGAACAAGCTAAGGTTTGGATCCGCTCGAACTACTTAGGGTACAACAGGTACACCAAAATGTTTGAGAAATATAGTGCGGTCCAGCCGGGGTATCCAGGGGATGGTGGGGAATATGGGGTACAAGATGGTTTTGGGTGGACGAATGGGGTAATATTAGAACTATTAGCAAATTATAGAGACGAGTTGCTTGATGAAAGTGCGGGAACGTCACTGCCGTACGTGAGGCAAGTGTAA